The Zingiber officinale cultivar Zhangliang chromosome 10A, Zo_v1.1, whole genome shotgun sequence genome contains a region encoding:
- the LOC122027730 gene encoding protein ALP1-like — protein MMAYQTTPPLFASAAASVVDYYEEDFSYYYSFFEDAAAATASAPQSSLLAPAADMEHNSKKRPRVDDPLPTRFVAIKPSVSSSPPPPEFTEEEDSIAPAKPHQRRLWVKDRSRDWWDRYNHPDLPEEEFRQAFRMSRATFDFLCDELGSAIAKEDTALRAAIPVRQRVAVCVWRLATGEPLRLVSRRFGLGISTCHKLVLEVCTAIRNVLMPRTLLWPAPEAAAAMAARFEALSGIPNVVGAMYTTHIPIVAPKDRVAAYFNRRHTERNQKTSYTITVQGVVDPDGAFTDICIGWPGSMADDHVLEKSALYQRANGGQLSHQWIVGGVSYPLLDWVLVPYAQPNLTWAQHAFNEKIGDVHRVAKQAFARFKGRWGCLQKRTEVKLSDLPMFLGACCVLHNICEMRKKTMDADMEFELVDDEVVPENSIRTMSAVQTRDSIAHNLLHHGLAGMASL, from the coding sequence ATGATGGCTTACCAGACTACTCCTCCTCTCTTCGCCTCCGCCGCTGCCTCCGTCGTCGACTACTACGAAGAAGACTTTTCTTATTACTACTCCTTCTTCGAAGACGCCGCCGCCGCCACTGCCTCGGCTCCTCAGTCTTCATTATTGGCCCCCGCCGCTGACATGGAGCATAACTCCAAGAAACGTCCGAGGGTGGATGATCCCCTCCCGACACGGTTCGTAGCGATCAAGCCTTCCGTGTCCTCTTCCCCACCGCCTCCCGAATTCACAGAGGAGGAGGATTCCATAGCGCCGGCGAAGCCCCATCAACGCCGCCTCTGGGTGAAGGACCGGAGTCGGGACTGGTGGGACCGGTACAACCACCCGGATCTACCCGAGGAGGAGTTCCGGCAAGCTTTCCGGATGTCCCGCGCCACCTTCGACTTCCTCTGCGACGAGCTCGGGTCGGCCATCGCGAAAGAGGATACGGCTCTCCGCGCCGCCATCCCCGTCCGGCAGCGCGTCGCTGTGTGCGTGTGGCGCCTCGCTACTGGCGAGCCCCTACGACTCGTCTCCCGTCGATTCGGGCTCGGCATCTCCACTTGCCACAAGCTCGTCTTGGAGGTCTGCACCGCCATACGTAACGTGCTAATGCCGCGGACGCTCCTCTGGCCCGCTCCGGAAGCCGCCGCCGCCATGGCGGCGCGGTTCGAGGCTCTCTCAGGGATTCCCAATGTGGTCGGCGCGATGTACACGACTCACATTCCCATCGTCGCCCCCAAGGACAGAGTCGCGGCCTACTTCAACCGGCGCCACACGGAGCGCAACCAGAAGACGTCATACACTATCACTGTCCAAGGCGTGGTCGACCCCGACGGCGCCTTCACTGACATCTGCATCGGGTGGCCCGGCTCCATGGCCGACGACCATGTGCTCGAGAAATCGGCCCTCTACCAGCGCGCTAACGGCGGCCAATTGAGCCACCAGTGGATTGTCGGCGGTGTCAGCTATCCTCTGCTGGACTGGGTGCTCGTTCCTTACGCCCAACCGAACCTCACATGGGCACAGCACGCCTTCAATGAGAAGATCGGGGACGTTCACAGGGTGGCGAAGCAGGCCTTTGCCAGGTTCAAGGGCAGGTGGGGATGCCTGCAGAAGAGAACCGAAGTGAAGCTGTCAGACTTGCCGATGTTCCTGGGCGCTTGCTGCGTCCTCCACAACATATGCGAGATGAGAAAGAAGACGATGGACGCCGATATGGAATTTGAACTGGTGGACGACGAAGTGGTGCCAGAGAATAGCATCCGAACGATGAGCGCCGTACAGACTAGAGATAGCATTGCCCACAACTTGTTGCACCACGGCCTTGCCGGAATGGCCTCCTTGTAG